One window of Sardina pilchardus chromosome 2, fSarPil1.1, whole genome shotgun sequence genomic DNA carries:
- the otulinb gene encoding OTU deubiquitinase with linear linkage specificity b isoform X1 yields MGNCCRAQSENSLMNKNVLVKEKAENPGVVGKSDGTPRARLEERVKSNAMAGNDPERTPVKSAVPRNEVHPVPVRTMPAVHLDPDGRRDSIKQDTRLQKSAIGLQSTSHSDCLAKRAQIQECNRFWDDPSVNCSSLREDDAVVESCKETAEPNNENLLGLARSMDKTTPAPLSTSQDKVADQMRSEEQETNKLKVPVSSIMPEDDNSEEDLYRGEDEIEKERNAKDETCPGSQADLAPEGQCSVEGPVELLTYSQREWRGNTAKSDLIRKGYEMISHDFEHLRRVRGDNYCALRATLFQLLTQSIQLPACIADHDFSLWPKQLLSVKDLVDQWRFPFASGSSTTGGVEQLEHYLQLLKKRWQEAVEAHGQKDREALCQQVFQGGEEEYGLLEAVKFLMLRTAVELHGASERGESVPEFCWLLFARDSSRCPRTLLTNHLLHVGSSGGLEQVEMFLLGYSLQQTIQVYRLYKADTEEFVTFYPDDHTEDWPHLCLLTEDDRHYNVPVPKAQKVSKRNSAGKPLWREPAGKTPMHGHSNHTGKTYV; encoded by the exons ATGGGGAACTGCTGCAGAGCCCAGTCCGAAAATAGCCTCATGAACAAAAATGTTCTGGTGAAAGAAAAAGCGGAAAACCCTGGAGTTGTCGGCAAGAGTGATGGCACACCTCGGGCGAGACTGGAAGAAAGGgtaaaaagcaatgcaatggcTGGGAATGATCCAGAGAGAACACCAGTGAAAAG CGCCGTCCCTAGGAATGAGGTCCATCCGGTGCCGGTGAGGACTATGCCTGCGGTTCATCTGGATCCAGATGGTCGAAGAGATTCTATCAAACAAGATACCCGCCTCCAAAAGTCAGCAATAGGCCTGCAATCTACTTCCCACTCGGACTGTCTGGCCAAAAGAGCTCAAATACAAGAGTGTAACCG ATTTTGGGATGACCCCAGCGTGAACTGTTCATCACTGAGAGAGGACGATGCTGTAGTAGAGAGCTGCAAAGAGACTGCTGAACCAAATAATGAAAACCTGCTTGGACTGGCGAGAAGCATGGACAAGACTACCCCAGCACCGTTGTCAACATCTCAGGACAAAGTCGCTGATCAGATGCGCTCAGAAGAACAGGAGACGAACAAACTGAAGGTTCCCGTCAGCTCCATAATGCCAGAAGATGACAATAG TGAAGAAGACCTGTATAGGGGAGAGGATGAGATTGAGAAGGAACGAAATGCAAAAGACGAGACGTGTCCCGGGAGCCAGGCAGATT TGGCTCCAGAGGGTCAGTGCAGTGTGGAAGGCCCAGTGGAGCTCCTGACCTATAGTCAAAGAGAGTGGAGGGGAAACACCGCCAAAAGTGACCTTATCAGAAAG GGTTATGAGATGATATCCCATGACTTTGAGCATCTACGCAGGGTGAGGGGGGACAACTACTGTGCACTAAGGGCCACCCTCTTTCAGCTTCTCACTCAGTCCATTCAACTTCCAGCCTGTATAGCAGATCATGACTTCAGCCTG TGGCCCAAACAGCTTCTATCAGTGAAAGATCTGGTAGATCAGTGGAGATTCCCCTTTGCTAGTGGGAGCAGCACCACGGGAGGCGTGGAGCAACTGGAGCATTATCTACAGCTCCTGAAGAAACGG tggcAGGAGGCAGTGGAGGCCCACGGGCAGAAGGACAGGGAGGCTCTGTGCCAGCAGGTGTTCCAGGGCGGGGAGGAGGAATACGGGCTGCTGGAGGCCGTCAAGTTCCTGATGCTGCGGACCGCCGTGGAGCTGCACGGCGCCAGCGAGCGCGGCGAGAGCGTGCCAGAGTTCTGCTGGCTCCTGTTCGCCAGAGACTCCTCCCGCTGCCCCAGGACCCTCCTGACCAATCACCTGCTGCACGTGGGCTCCAGCGGAGGCCTAGAGCAG GTGGAGATGTTTCTCCTTGGCTACTCCCTGCAGCAGACCATTCAGGTCTACCGGCTCTATAAAGCAGACACAGAGGAGTTTGTCACCTTCTACCCCGATGACCACACAGAGGACTGGCCTCACCTTTGCCTACTGACGGAGGACGACAGGCACTACAATGTTCCAGTCCCCAAAGCGCAGAAAGTATCTAAGCGGAACTCAGCAGGCAAGCCCTTATGGCGTGAGCCCGCAGGGAAAACACCTATGCATGGACACTCCAACCACACAGGGAAGACTTATGTCTAA
- the otulinb gene encoding OTU deubiquitinase with linear linkage specificity b isoform X2: MPAVHLDPDGRRDSIKQDTRLQKSAIGLQSTSHSDCLAKRAQIQECNRFWDDPSVNCSSLREDDAVVESCKETAEPNNENLLGLARSMDKTTPAPLSTSQDKVADQMRSEEQETNKLKVPVSSIMPEDDNSEEDLYRGEDEIEKERNAKDETCPGSQADLAPEGQCSVEGPVELLTYSQREWRGNTAKSDLIRKGYEMISHDFEHLRRVRGDNYCALRATLFQLLTQSIQLPACIADHDFSLWPKQLLSVKDLVDQWRFPFASGSSTTGGVEQLEHYLQLLKKRWQEAVEAHGQKDREALCQQVFQGGEEEYGLLEAVKFLMLRTAVELHGASERGESVPEFCWLLFARDSSRCPRTLLTNHLLHVGSSGGLEQVEMFLLGYSLQQTIQVYRLYKADTEEFVTFYPDDHTEDWPHLCLLTEDDRHYNVPVPKAQKVSKRNSAGKPLWREPAGKTPMHGHSNHTGKTYV, translated from the exons ATGCCTGCGGTTCATCTGGATCCAGATGGTCGAAGAGATTCTATCAAACAAGATACCCGCCTCCAAAAGTCAGCAATAGGCCTGCAATCTACTTCCCACTCGGACTGTCTGGCCAAAAGAGCTCAAATACAAGAGTGTAACCG ATTTTGGGATGACCCCAGCGTGAACTGTTCATCACTGAGAGAGGACGATGCTGTAGTAGAGAGCTGCAAAGAGACTGCTGAACCAAATAATGAAAACCTGCTTGGACTGGCGAGAAGCATGGACAAGACTACCCCAGCACCGTTGTCAACATCTCAGGACAAAGTCGCTGATCAGATGCGCTCAGAAGAACAGGAGACGAACAAACTGAAGGTTCCCGTCAGCTCCATAATGCCAGAAGATGACAATAG TGAAGAAGACCTGTATAGGGGAGAGGATGAGATTGAGAAGGAACGAAATGCAAAAGACGAGACGTGTCCCGGGAGCCAGGCAGATT TGGCTCCAGAGGGTCAGTGCAGTGTGGAAGGCCCAGTGGAGCTCCTGACCTATAGTCAAAGAGAGTGGAGGGGAAACACCGCCAAAAGTGACCTTATCAGAAAG GGTTATGAGATGATATCCCATGACTTTGAGCATCTACGCAGGGTGAGGGGGGACAACTACTGTGCACTAAGGGCCACCCTCTTTCAGCTTCTCACTCAGTCCATTCAACTTCCAGCCTGTATAGCAGATCATGACTTCAGCCTG TGGCCCAAACAGCTTCTATCAGTGAAAGATCTGGTAGATCAGTGGAGATTCCCCTTTGCTAGTGGGAGCAGCACCACGGGAGGCGTGGAGCAACTGGAGCATTATCTACAGCTCCTGAAGAAACGG tggcAGGAGGCAGTGGAGGCCCACGGGCAGAAGGACAGGGAGGCTCTGTGCCAGCAGGTGTTCCAGGGCGGGGAGGAGGAATACGGGCTGCTGGAGGCCGTCAAGTTCCTGATGCTGCGGACCGCCGTGGAGCTGCACGGCGCCAGCGAGCGCGGCGAGAGCGTGCCAGAGTTCTGCTGGCTCCTGTTCGCCAGAGACTCCTCCCGCTGCCCCAGGACCCTCCTGACCAATCACCTGCTGCACGTGGGCTCCAGCGGAGGCCTAGAGCAG GTGGAGATGTTTCTCCTTGGCTACTCCCTGCAGCAGACCATTCAGGTCTACCGGCTCTATAAAGCAGACACAGAGGAGTTTGTCACCTTCTACCCCGATGACCACACAGAGGACTGGCCTCACCTTTGCCTACTGACGGAGGACGACAGGCACTACAATGTTCCAGTCCCCAAAGCGCAGAAAGTATCTAAGCGGAACTCAGCAGGCAAGCCCTTATGGCGTGAGCCCGCAGGGAAAACACCTATGCATGGACACTCCAACCACACAGGGAAGACTTATGTCTAA
- the otulinb gene encoding OTU deubiquitinase with linear linkage specificity b isoform X3 — MDKTTPAPLSTSQDKVADQMRSEEQETNKLKVPVSSIMPEDDNSEEDLYRGEDEIEKERNAKDETCPGSQADLAPEGQCSVEGPVELLTYSQREWRGNTAKSDLIRKGYEMISHDFEHLRRVRGDNYCALRATLFQLLTQSIQLPACIADHDFSLWPKQLLSVKDLVDQWRFPFASGSSTTGGVEQLEHYLQLLKKRWQEAVEAHGQKDREALCQQVFQGGEEEYGLLEAVKFLMLRTAVELHGASERGESVPEFCWLLFARDSSRCPRTLLTNHLLHVGSSGGLEQVEMFLLGYSLQQTIQVYRLYKADTEEFVTFYPDDHTEDWPHLCLLTEDDRHYNVPVPKAQKVSKRNSAGKPLWREPAGKTPMHGHSNHTGKTYV, encoded by the exons ATGGACAAGACTACCCCAGCACCGTTGTCAACATCTCAGGACAAAGTCGCTGATCAGATGCGCTCAGAAGAACAGGAGACGAACAAACTGAAGGTTCCCGTCAGCTCCATAATGCCAGAAGATGACAATAG TGAAGAAGACCTGTATAGGGGAGAGGATGAGATTGAGAAGGAACGAAATGCAAAAGACGAGACGTGTCCCGGGAGCCAGGCAGATT TGGCTCCAGAGGGTCAGTGCAGTGTGGAAGGCCCAGTGGAGCTCCTGACCTATAGTCAAAGAGAGTGGAGGGGAAACACCGCCAAAAGTGACCTTATCAGAAAG GGTTATGAGATGATATCCCATGACTTTGAGCATCTACGCAGGGTGAGGGGGGACAACTACTGTGCACTAAGGGCCACCCTCTTTCAGCTTCTCACTCAGTCCATTCAACTTCCAGCCTGTATAGCAGATCATGACTTCAGCCTG TGGCCCAAACAGCTTCTATCAGTGAAAGATCTGGTAGATCAGTGGAGATTCCCCTTTGCTAGTGGGAGCAGCACCACGGGAGGCGTGGAGCAACTGGAGCATTATCTACAGCTCCTGAAGAAACGG tggcAGGAGGCAGTGGAGGCCCACGGGCAGAAGGACAGGGAGGCTCTGTGCCAGCAGGTGTTCCAGGGCGGGGAGGAGGAATACGGGCTGCTGGAGGCCGTCAAGTTCCTGATGCTGCGGACCGCCGTGGAGCTGCACGGCGCCAGCGAGCGCGGCGAGAGCGTGCCAGAGTTCTGCTGGCTCCTGTTCGCCAGAGACTCCTCCCGCTGCCCCAGGACCCTCCTGACCAATCACCTGCTGCACGTGGGCTCCAGCGGAGGCCTAGAGCAG GTGGAGATGTTTCTCCTTGGCTACTCCCTGCAGCAGACCATTCAGGTCTACCGGCTCTATAAAGCAGACACAGAGGAGTTTGTCACCTTCTACCCCGATGACCACACAGAGGACTGGCCTCACCTTTGCCTACTGACGGAGGACGACAGGCACTACAATGTTCCAGTCCCCAAAGCGCAGAAAGTATCTAAGCGGAACTCAGCAGGCAAGCCCTTATGGCGTGAGCCCGCAGGGAAAACACCTATGCATGGACACTCCAACCACACAGGGAAGACTTATGTCTAA